The Palleronia sp. THAF1 genome contains the following window.
ATCATGTGGCCCACCGTTTCGGCGACGATCCAGGGTTGATCTTCCGACATCTCGACACCGATCTCGATGGCATTGCCGTTGCGGCGGCTCCAACAAACGGTGCCCTTGATCGGGTGCGACAGCGACGGCGCGTCTTCCAGCAATGGACGAAAGGCGATCGGTGCGCCCTCGACGACCTGACCGGGCAGAATCTCGTTCGACACAGGGACGATAAGGCGAACGCCAGAGATTGAGGCGTCAGAGACCTGCGCACGGAGCAACCGTTCGGGATGGCCTGCAAGAGCGACATCGGCAGGCTCGTCCACCGTCACACGCGGCGCACCGCGGCGCTGCTGTTTTTCGTGGATAACCTGAAGCGCGGCACCGACCAGAACGAAGTTGAACACCGCCCAACCGCCGACAAGTTGCAGAACCTCACGGTCGCCGGGGAACATGACATAGCGGATACCGGCCATAAGCACGCCGGCACCCAGAAGCGCGAACAGCCACAGAAGCGGCCCGGCGATGGGCGACACGAACTCCTGGTCCAGCGTCTCGTCCTTTGCCGTGACGTTGAACTTCGCGCCACGCGGCTTGAGGAACGTCTTACCGATGGCGCGTACCAAATAGGGCGATTGCGCGGTCTCATAGAGCTCTGACATCAGGGGCCAGCGCGTCTTGTTGAATAGTGCGTTCTGCACGACGAAAGCGGTCACGACGTAGGTGACCATGTAGGCGATCACTTCCGTGTAGGTCGCAACGAAGATTTCCAGGCCGAAGAACAGGTACAGCAGCGGGGCCAGCATGAAGATCATGCGGATCACCGGGAAGAACCAGAAACTCATCGAGTTGATATAGCAAAGCCTCTGCGTGACCCCGAGGCCCTTGCGCATCAGGGGGTTCTTCAGCAGCAGCATCTGCATCATGCCTGCTGCCCAACGCCCGCGCTGTTCAATGAAGGACACGAAGGATTCAGGCTGCAGACCCGCGATCATGGCGCGGTTGACGTAGAGCGACTTCCAACCAGTCGCGTGAATATCCAGCGCGGTTTCCGCATCCTCGGTGATCGTCTCGCCCGAAAAGCCGCCGACCGAATCCAGCGCCTCGCGACGTATCAACGCAGCAGACCCGCAGAAGAACGTGCCGTCCCAACGGTCAAGGCCACGGTGAACGTGGCCATAGAACATCTCATTCTCGGGTGGGCAGTGATCGACAAGGCCGATGTTGCGATTGATCGGGTCGGGATTCAGGAAGAAGTGCGGGGTCTGGACAAGGAACAGGTCGTCGCGCTCGACGAAGTACCCTGCGGTGCGCGCCAGGAAGTCGCGCGTCGGCACGTGGTCTGCGTCGAACACCGCGACCAGATCACCGTCCAGACGATCCAAAGCGGCCGTCATGTTGCCGGCCTTGGCGTGCTCGTTGCGGGCACGGGTGGAGTAGATGCAGCCCAGATCGGCGCAAAGTTTTTTCAGCTCGACACGCCGCGCGGCGGATTGTTCTGCCTTCACGGGATCGTCGGAATTGATGCGCTCGTCGGTGCCGCCATCGTCGCACAGAACGACCCGAAGCTTGTCCTTGGGGTAGTGCATGTTCTTTGCGGCAGCCAGCGTGACGGCCAGCATCGACGCAGGTTCGTTATACGACGGCACCAGAACATCGACCGTCGGCAGATCGCGGGTGGCCACCGTTGGTGGCGCGGGGCGCGTGACCGGATCGGCGGTCATGAAACAGGTCAGGAAGAAGATGAAGATCGTGTAGGTCTCTGTCGCCAGCAACAGGATCGCAGCGGTCATCGACACCGGCGAGTCCCAACCCGGCAGCGTTTCCGTCACGCGCCAGATCCAGTAGCGCAGCACCATGGTGATCGCCGTCGCCAGCATGATGAAGCGCAGTGGGGCGACTTCGGAAAACGGCCGCAGCGATACAACCAGCATCACGCCTGTCACACCCAGAAGCGCCTGCGCCCAGACCGAGATCGGCACAGCGGCAAGGATCACGATGACCATGAACAAGACCAGCCACATGGCCAGCCACATCCCCTGAAACAGCGGGATCTGGCGACTGCGGTTGATCGCGATCAAGCTCATCGTACGGCCGCTCCCGGTGCTGCAAAGGGCGACTGCGTATGCAGCGGGGCCTGCCCGCCGTCCGCCGTGACACCGACCGCGCGACCCAGTGCGGCGGCTTTGATCGGTTCCAGCGCCTGCATCTGATCGCCGGGAACGCAATTGCGCAGCATGACGTCCACCGCGTCCGCGCCGTTGGGCAACATCCGCGACGAGCCCGCAATCGGCCGAATCGCCAGCACACAGGTCACACCCGGCCCCATCGCCTTCGACAGGAAGAAATATGGACCAAGCGCGTCTTCGGCGATCTGCATCTGGCCGTGCTTGGCGGTTTCGAACGGGGCCGGCAGGCCGCCGGATTCAGACAAGAAGGTTTCCAGCTTCAATCGTCCACGCGACCGGCCTTGCGCCTTGCGGGTGCGCAGAAGCATCAGGTTGTCGCCATCCATTGTGGTCTGGTTTGGCAGCGCGATCCTCTGCTCCTGCACGTGACCCAGATCACGCTCCAGCGTCAGAAGCCCCCCCGGCACATAAAGCCAGGCGCGGCCCGCAGGCATCATGCGATACTGCGTTGTCTCGATACGCTCAGAGCGGGTGGAGGTTGAGGACAGTTCCAACTGTCCGCAGGCCACAAGCACCACGCACAGCGTCAGTCCAAGCACACCCCTCGCGTGACGGCGCAATTCGGCTAAAGCCTGCATACCTGCTCGGTCCCCAATACCATGCCCTGGCAGTTCCGACAGGGAACCGCGCTTCAGTCTGGAGGGACGACACCGCTTGCCCGTTCTGTGACGGATCAGGCGACGACTGCTCGTTCCTCTTCGTTGTGTCCGAGTGCCCTTCAGAAAGGCCCCGACGTCGGATCTTCGCCCGACATTGGCCTTAACCTAGCCGCACTTGCAGCAACCTGGCGAGAGATTTGTGCGCTTACATCATGCCGCGTGTCTTTCGAACCACGCCGCGCAAGGCGCACACAAGATAAGGGGCGCCGAAGGGCGCCCCGATCAAGCTATAGAAATGACGTTTCGTTAGCGATCGTCTTCGTCCTTGTCGGCATCGTCTTCCGGCAGGTTGAAGAAGCTGTCCGCGTCGCTGACGTCGCGGTCATCTTTCTCTTCCAACTCCTCGCCGGTGTCAGACAGGGTGAAGCTTTCCAGCCCAGAGATCGCGGACGGCATCTTGGGATCGGTCTCACCGGCAAGGCTTTGCTCGGTCGACACCAGCTTGCGCCGCTCGTCATCGGTCATCACGCCACCTTCGCGCGCCTTCTTGGCGGCGGCTTTCTGAACCGCAAGGTCAAGCTCGGACTGCTTGCACAGGCCCAGCGCGACCGGGTCCACCGGCTCCAGGTTGTTGATGTTCCAATGCGTGCGCTCGCGGATCGCCTGGATCGTCGGCTTGGTGGTGCCGACAAGCTTGCTGATCTGAGAGTCTGCCAATTCGGGGTGGAACTTCACCAGCCACAGGATCGATGCCGGCCGGTCCTGACGCTTGGACAGCGGCGTATAACGCGGACCGCGGCGCTTTTCCTCGCCCACGGCGGCCTTGTTGAACTTCAGCTTCAACTTGTGCGTCGGGCTTTTCTCGGCGGCGTCGATCTCGTCCTGCGTCAGCTGGTTGTTGGCGATGGGGTCAAACCCCTTCACACCGGCAGCCACGTCGCCGTCAGCGATGCCCTGCACTTCAAGCTCGTGCAGACCGCAGAAATCGGCGACCTGTTTGAAGGTCAGTGTCGTGTTATCCACCAGCCAGACGGCCGTGGCCTTCGCCATGATCGGTTTATCGCTCATCCGTCCATACTCCTTAGCGTCAAGCAAACCTGTCCCGTGGCCCGGCTTCGGGCCGACCCGGAGGGTCCGGGCCAAGTTCGCATTGTGGGGGAACTCGATGCAGATATAGTCGCGACGGTCCCGTGATGGAAGTCGAAATGCTCAAACGCCTTGCCCTGCTGCTATCCCTTACCTTGCCCGGCACGGCCCCTGCCGATACCGCCGGAGAGTTCGATTACTACGTTCTGGCCCTGTCATGGTCGCCGACGTGGTGCGCTTTGGAAGGCGACGCGCGGGACGCACCGCAGTGCGACCGTGCCCTGGGATGGGTGATGCACGGCCTTTGGCCGCAGTATGATCGCGGCTATCCAGAGTATTGCACCCTGCCCGTACGCGATCCGTCCCGCCGCGAAACGGCGGCAATGTCCGACATCATGGGCGATGGCGGATCGGCGTGGTACCAGTGGAAGAAGCACGGTCGCTGTGCCGGACTAGAGGCGCAGGATTACTTTGCGCTGGCCCGTGAAGCGTTCGAGTCCGTCACCCGACCAGAGGTACTGCGAAAGCTGGACGCGCCCGTGAAAGTGCCCGCGAAAGTCATCGAAGAGGCGTTCCTGGCCGAAAACCCATACCTATTCCCCGACGCGATCACGATCACCTGCAAGAACCGCCGCATCCAAGAGGCTCGCATCTGCCTGTCGCGCGATGACCTGGGCCCCGTGCGCTGCGGCGCGGACGTGATCCACGATTGCACGCAACAGGACGCGTTGTTGGACCCGGTAGACTAGGCCGCCAGTCGGATCCCGCCCCGCACCAGCCCCATCAGTTCGCCGAAGTAGCCTTGGCTGCGGGCGGGCTGATTGGGGTCTGACGTGATCGCCATGACCATGCGCGGCCCGACCGCGATGACCTGCCCACCGTAGCCGCGCGCAACGGCGAAATCCGCGCCGCGTTCTTCGCCCAAAAACCAGCCATAGCCGTAGCCAAGGCCCGACCAAGGGGATCGGGTGCGCGGCTGGGTGGCTTCTGCGATCCAATCGCCCGACAGTACCCGCGTGCCATCCCACGTGCCGCCCGTCCGATGCATCTCTCCAAAGCGCAGCATGGCGTCGATCGTCATGCCCATCTGGTTGCCGCCAAGGTAGCGGCCCTGCGGATCGGTGACCCACGACGGGATCTCTATCCCCAGCGGCGCACCCAGCCGGTCGCGCATCTGCGACAGCAGCGACTGGCCCGTCACCTCTGCCAGCACAGCGCCAAGAACGTGCGTCGAGCCCGTGGAATACAACATCCGACCGCCCGGCTGATCCACCATCTCGCGCCCCAGTGCGTTCGCAACCCAGTTGCCGCTGGCGATCCAGCGGCCGTAGTTGCCGCCGCTCGTCCGGTCGAGGCCCGCCCGCATGGAGGCAAGGTGGCCTACCGTGATGTCAGCCACCACTGGGTCGGCATCGTTCGGGATCAGGCCGGGCGTGAGATCGCCCAGCGTCGCATCGAGCGACGGCACCTCTCCCCGGTCCAGCGCCGCGCCAAGGCAGGCGGCAACCCAGGTCTTCGACACGGATTTGACGTTGACGATTTCTCCCAGACCCGGTCCGCGCACGCGGCGGCGCAACACCTCTTCACCGTCGCGCCAGACGGCGATGGCATGCAGTTGATCGAAGCCCGCCGCGCGATCGGCAAGTGCTGTCCATCTATCGGTTTGCGCGAACACCGGCGCAGCGCAGGCTGCGGCACCGGATGCGACAACGAATCGACGGGTCAGAATCGGCATGAGCAAGCTCCGGGTTCGGGCAAAGGCCCGGCTATTCGCCCGCGACCTCCAGCATGATCTTTCCGATATGGTCCGAGGATTCCATCCGGGCATGGGCCTTCGCGGCATCGTGAAGCGGAAAGGTCTGATCCATGACCGGGCCCACGCGTCCCTCAACGATCAACGGCCAGACGTTTTCGCGCAGCGCGTCCGCGATGGCGGCCTTCGCGTTGTCGGACTGCGGGCGCAGGGTCGATCCGGTGATCGTCAGGCGTTTCACCATGACCTGCGCGAAGTTCAGCTCTGCCTTCATGCCGCCAAGGAAGGCGATCATCACCAGCCGTCCGTCGGGCTTCAGCAGCTTCACGTTCTTGGCGATGTAGTCGCCCCCGACCATATCCAGCACCACATCCGCGCCGCCTGCATCTTTCGTCACCGCCACGAAATCCTCTTCGCGGTAGTTGATGGCGCGTTCGGCCCCGAGGTCTTCGCAGGCCTTGCACTTCTCCGGCGTGCCAGCGGTCGTGAAGACCCGCGCGCCGAATGCCTTGGCCAGTTGGATCACGGTTGTGCCAATCCCGCTGGAGCCACCATGCACCAGCAATGTCTCACCACCCTGCAAGCGGCCCCGGTCGAACACGTTGGTCCAGACGGTGAAGTAGGTTTCCGGCAGCGCTGCCGCCTGCTTCATCGAAAGCCCCTGCGGCACGGGCAAACAGTGCGCGGCGGGGGTGCAGACATATTCAGCATAACCGCCCCCCGGCAGCAGCGCGCACACGCGGTCGCCCACCGAAAGGCCCGCGCCTTGCCCCACGGCAACGACTTCGCCCGAGCACTCCAACCCCGGCAGGTCAGACGCGCCCGGTGGCGGATCGTAGGCCCCCGCGCGCTGCAGCGCATCGGGCCGGTTCACCCCGGCGTAGGCCACTCTGATAATAACCTCTCCCGCGCCCGGCTGCGGCACATCGCGGGTGGTCTCGCGCAGAACCTCCGGGCCGCCAGCCTCAGTGATCTCGACAGCACGCATGGTGTCAGGCAGGGTCATCGACCGCCTCCGAAGCTACCGGGAAAACCCGCACGCGCGTCCTTCGGCGGCTTCATCTTCGACATCAGCCAGTTCGGCCCGGCCATTACCGCGCGCCCCAACGGGTTGCTGTTGATCGCCGACTTCACCTTTTCGATCCGCATCACGTCGTCGATGCGGCGGTCGATGAAGGCGCGGGTGTCTTGATGGTCCAGACTGTCGTCGCCCAACCAATACAAGACCACCGACGCGTAAACGCCCGACAGGGTCGCCCGCTTGGAATACCAGTTGCCGTCGGTCGAGCTGTCGCCCAGCGCCGTCCAGATCGTATCTGCCGTCTGCCACAACGCCCGCGCCCCATCCGCGGCGTGCATCGGCAGGGCGAACAGCGTGGTGCCCCGGCGGACGGCTTCCTTGTCCACCGAATCAAGGCGCAGCCAGACAGCCCGTGCGACCTTCTCGGAGTAGCGCAGAGCATCCATGTCCTCTTCCGCGATCCGCTCGACCATCCGCGCATCGCCTTGACGGTGGAAAGCCAGTGCCAGATCGACGGCGCCGCGCGGGAACAGCGAACGCGCCTCGACCAGCGGCACGTCTGCGTCTTCGGCGGCGCGACGCAGTGTCTCATCGCTCCAGCCATCGAAGGGGACGTGCATCAGCGCGGCGTCAAGGATACGGGCGGCGGGATCGGTCATGGCAAGCTCCTACGGCGGTTCTGACTGGACAAACTAGCGAGCAGACTGTAGATAGCCACTTCCTGCAGTTCCGAAACTCCAGACTAGAAAGGTGGTGAAAACCACATGCAGGTCAGTGTTCGTGACAACAATGTCGATCAGGCGCTTCGCGCCCTGAAGAAGAAACTGCAGCGTGAAGGCGTCTTTCGCGAGATGAAACTCAAGCAGCATTTCGAAAAGCCCTCTGAGAAGAAGGCACGCGAAAAGGCCGAGGCCATCCGCCGGCAGCGTAAGCTTGCCCGTAAAAAGGCCCAGCGCGAAGGCATGATGTAATCATCGCTTTCGATTGATTTGGATGACCCCCGACGCCCCGCGTTCGGGGGTTTTTCTTTGCTGGGGGCCGAATCGCCACAATGGCACCCCACCTTGCCCTTACCGCCCCCAACGCCTACTTCGGCGCGCGGCGAATAGCGGGGCGGACATGGATCATTTTCTCTACCGGGACGGGCGGCTGATGGCCGAGGATGTCGATCTGGCGCAGATCGCGCAGGAGGTCGGCACGCCCTGCTACGTTTATTCCGCCGCAACGCTGACCCGCCACTATCAGGTCTTCGAGGACGCGCTGGCGGGTATGGATCACCTGATCTGCTTTGCGATGAAGTCCCTGTCGAACGTCGCGGTCCTGAAACTGCTGGGTGATCTGGGCGCCGGCATGGACGTGGTGTCTGGCGGCGAATACGCCCGCGCCCGCGCCGCCGGTGTGCCGGGCGAGCGGATCGTGTTTTCCGGCGTTGGCAAGACCGCCGAAGAGATGGCGCTGGCGCTGGACGGCGGCGTTCGCCAGTTCAACGTGGAAAGCGAGCCGGAGCTGCGATTGCTGTCCGAAGTCGCCGCCGGGATGGGGGCCACTGCCCCGATCACCCTGCGCGTGAACCCTGACGTGGACGCACAGACGCATGAGAAGATCGCCACAGGACGCAAGACCGACAAGTTCGGCGTACCGATCGACCGCGCCCGCGACATATACGCGCTGGCGGCGTCCCTACCGGGGATCGAGGTTATCGGGATCGACGTTCACATCGGCTCTCAGCTGACCTCTTTGGAGCCGTTCGAGCAGGCCTATCTGCGGGTGGCCGACCTGACGCACCAATTGCGCGCCGAGGGCCACACCATCAAGCGGCTGGATCTGGGCGGCGGGCTTGGCATCCCCTACGCGCGGGACAACAACGCCCCGCCCCTGCCCGCCGATCTTGGCGCGCTGATCAAGCGGACCGTCGGCGATCTGGGCTGCGAGATCGAAATCGAGCCGGGACGCCTGATTTCCGGCAACGCAGGCGTGCTTTTGTCGAAAGTGCTGTATCTGAAAGAGGAATCGGATCACCGTTGGCTGATCCTTGATGCCGCGATGAACGATCTGGTCCGCCCTGCAATGTATGGCGCGCACCATGATATCGTGCCGCTGGTCGAGCCTGCCGCCGGGTCCGAGATGACGCCCGTCGACGTTGTCGGCCCCGTGTGCGAATCGGGTGACACCTTCGCCAAGGCGCGCACCCTGCCGCCCCTGAAGGCGGGCGATGTGGTCGCATTCCGCTCTGCCGGGGCCTACGCCGCCGTGATGGCCAGCGAATACAACTCGCGCCCGTTGGTGCCGGAGGTTCTGGTCAGCGGCGATCACCATGCCGTCATCCGCGCCCGACCGACGATTGACGATATGCTGGCACGCGATACGATCCCTGAATGGCTCTGACGCGGTATCCTTCGCATTGGGCCCCCTAAGCGCCCGGCAAAGGTCCATGACCCCGAAACGCCCACTTCCCGACGCCGCCCGCAAGGGCCTTATCCGACCGCTTCGGCTGACGCGGCTGGGCATGACGTCCGAACGCGCGGTGCGGGCGTTCTGGCCCGTGTGGACGATCCTGATCGGCGTGCTGGCCCTGCTGATGCTGGGCGCGCAGGACGTGGCCCCGTTGGAACTGGTCTGGGTCGCCGCGGTCCTGTCGGTTCTTGGCCTTCTGGTCTTCACCGTCCTTGGCCTGCGCCGCTTCCGCCCCGCGTCCGAGGCAGAGGCGCTCGCACGCCTGGATGCCACCCTGCCCGGCCGCCCCATCGCAGCGCTGACGGATGAGCAGGCCATCGGCTCGGGCGATGCCGCCAGCCGCGCGATCTGGGATGCCCACGTCATCCGCATGGCCGACCGCATCCGCGCCGCACGCGCCGTCCAGCCCGATCTGAAGGTTTCATCACAAGACCCCTTCGCCCTGCGCTACGCCGCTCTACTGGCGCTGGCCGTTGCGCTGATCTTCGGCTCGACCGCGCGGATCGGCAGTGTGACCGGCATGGCCCCCGGCGCGGGTCAGGCCCTTGCCAGCGGTCCGTCGTGGGAAGGCTGGATAGAGCCGCCCGCCTACACCGATCTGCCGTCGCTTTACCTGTCGGACCTGCCAGACAGCACAATTCCCGTGCCCGAAGGCGCCCGCGTGACGATTCGCGTCTACGGCGAAGTCGGCGCGCTGACCGTCACCGAAAGCGTGTCGAACGCCCCGGATGAGACGTTGGTCGCGCTAAGCACCGAAAGCGCGTTCGACGTGGTACGCGACGGGCAGATCCGCATTGACGGTCCGGGCGGGCGCGTCTGGGACATCGCGCTGATCCCCGACGACACGCCCCGTGTGCGTGTCCGCGACGCCCCCGAGCGCGCCGCGGGCGGAGAGTTCCGGCAGACCTTCAGCGCCAATGACGACTACGGTGTCGTGTCGGGTCAGGCGAGCGTGACGCTCGATATGGACCGGATCGATCGCCGCTACGGGCTGGCCGCCGACCCCGACGACCGCGATCCGCTTGTCGTCGATCTTCCTTTGCCGATCTCTGGCGATCGCTCAGAGTTCGAGGGCACTCTGGTCGAGACTTTTTCCCAGCACCCGTGGGCCAATCTGCCCGTGAAGATCACCTACGAAGTGACGGATGAGCGCGGCCAGACCGGGCGCGATCTGCCGTTCGAGACTGAATTGATGGGCCAGCGATTCTTCGATCCGCTGGCGCAGGCCGTGATTGAACAGCGCCGCGCGCTTTTGTGGTCGCGCAGCAACGCGCGGCAGGTGGCGCAGCTTCTGCGCGCCGTGTCGTGGCAGCCCGCCGATGTCTTCTCGTCCGAAACGCTGTATCTGCGTTTGCGCACGACTGTACGGCGGCTGGAAGCCGGACTGGACGTGACGCCGCTTAGCATCGAAAGGCAGGACGAGATCGCTGCCGAGCTTTGGGCGATCGCGGAAGAGCTGGAGTTCGGCGATCTGGCCGACGCCCGCGAACGCCTGCAGCGCGCGCAGGAGCGGCTGGCCGAAGCGATGGAGAATGGCGCCGACGAGGCCGAGATCGCCGAGCTGATGCAGGAACTGCGCGAGGCGATGAACGACTACATCCAGCAACTTGCCCGCGAGGGTCAGCAACAGGATGGCGAAGACCAGCCGCAGGGCGAAACCCAGCAGATGTCGGGCGACCAGTTGCAAGAGATGCTCGACGAGATCCAGCGCCTGATGGAAGAAGGCCGCATGGCCGAAGCGCAGCGCCTGATGGAGCAGCTTCAGCAGATGCTGGAGAACATGCGCGTCACCCAAGGACAGCAGGGTCAGGGCGAAGGCCAAGAGGCCATGGAAGGCCTGCAAGAGACATTGCGCGACCAGCAGAAACTGTCCGACGACAGCTTCGGAGAGATGCAGGACGGGCAGCAGCAGGGTCAGCAAGGTCAACAGGGGCAACAGCCCGGTGAAGGCCAGCAACCCGGCGAAGGTCAGGGCCAGCAGCAAGGGCAACAACAGGGGCAAGGTCAAGGACAAGGGCAAGGTCAGCAGCAGGGCCAAGGTGGCCCCCAAAGCCTGGCCGACCGCCAGCAGTCCTTGCGCGACGAATTGGGCCGCCAGCGCGGCAACCTGCCCGGCGCGGGCACCGAAGCCGGTGACGCGGCCCGCGACGCTCTGGACGACGCCGAACGCGCCATGGAAGGCGCGGAGGACGCACTGCGCGAGGGCGACACACCCCGCGCACTCGACCGGCAGGCCGACGCCATGGAAGCCTTGCGCGAAGGCATGCGCAATCTGGGCGAGGCCATGGCGCAGGAACAGCAGCAGGGTCAGGGCCAATCGCAGGCGCAAGGCGATCCAAGCGGCGAATCGCGCGATCCGCTGGGTCGTGAAGCCGGTGAAAGCGGTCAGATGGGCAGCAACGAGCAGATGCTGGGCGATGACGACGTGCGCCGTCGGGCCGAGGAACTACTGGGCGAAATCCGCCGCCGCTCTGGTGAGCAAGACCGTCCAGAAGCGGAACGCGACTACCTGAACAGATTGCTCGATCGGTTCTAGGGCCGCGCGCCGCCAGGTTAGTCGAACGTCCCGATCGCGCGTCCCACCAACATGAACGCCCGCGCCGAGCGGGTGTCGCCCAGCCGCGACAGTTCCGTATCGGTCATGCGCGGCTCGACGCGCGTGACGAGTTGATCGAAGATCCGCAGGAAATGCAGCGCGGTGTCGCGAAAGATCGGATCGGACCGCAGGCGGTCAGACACGGTGGCAACGGCCTCGGGTACGCGAATGCCACCGATATCACGCACAGCCGCGCCTCGTTCACCCCGCGCAAACCGACGCCATGTTTCGGGCCGGGCACGCTCGGGAGCTAGATCATCCATGTACAGCCCGTCATGGCTGAGCAGCGTCAGAACGTCTTGCGCAGCGGTCACGATCGGCTTCATCGCCGGATCCGTCAGCGCGCGCTTCAGGGCGCGAAAGCCGTCCTTATCCTCTGCATCGGCGGGAAAGTTCAGCGCCAAGACCAAGTCCGCAGTCGAGACCGGCGCAGGCATGTCTGCAGACGGCTCGGCCAATTTCAAAGCCGATTGCCCGTGTGACGGCGGCGCAGGCTGGGCCACAGCCGGACGCTGGGCAGAGGTCTTCGCGGCGTCCGACAGTTTCGCCATCTCGCGCCGCAAGGCCGCATGGTCGCGTGCCAACGCCGCAGTGGCTTGAGCTTGCCGATACAGGCCCCAGATCAACGCCACGGGGCCGAACACCGCCACGGGCAGCATCAGGATCAGCAGCGGCGCCAGATTCGTGCGCGTGACACCCGCCGCGAAGACGATCCACACCGCCAGTCCCAACCACAGAACCGTTCCGATCCAGGCCAGCGCCGTCGGTGGGCGCGCTATCGACTGATGATGTTCCAAACGCCTAGCGATATTCGACGGACAGGATTTCGTAGGACCGCTGGCCACCGGGCGTGCGCACCTCGACCGAATCGCCTTCGTCCTTGCCGATCAGGGCACGGGCAAGCGGGGACTTCAGGTTCAGTTTGCCGTTCTCCAGATTGGCCTCTGGCTCGCCGACGATCTGATAAACCTTCTCTTCGTCGGTGTCCTCATCGACCAGCGTGACCAATGCGCCGAACTTCACGGAACCGGACAGCTTCGAGGTGTC
Protein-coding sequences here:
- the bcsA gene encoding UDP-forming cellulose synthase catalytic subunit codes for the protein MSLIAINRSRQIPLFQGMWLAMWLVLFMVIVILAAVPISVWAQALLGVTGVMLVVSLRPFSEVAPLRFIMLATAITMVLRYWIWRVTETLPGWDSPVSMTAAILLLATETYTIFIFFLTCFMTADPVTRPAPPTVATRDLPTVDVLVPSYNEPASMLAVTLAAAKNMHYPKDKLRVVLCDDGGTDERINSDDPVKAEQSAARRVELKKLCADLGCIYSTRARNEHAKAGNMTAALDRLDGDLVAVFDADHVPTRDFLARTAGYFVERDDLFLVQTPHFFLNPDPINRNIGLVDHCPPENEMFYGHVHRGLDRWDGTFFCGSAALIRREALDSVGGFSGETITEDAETALDIHATGWKSLYVNRAMIAGLQPESFVSFIEQRGRWAAGMMQMLLLKNPLMRKGLGVTQRLCYINSMSFWFFPVIRMIFMLAPLLYLFFGLEIFVATYTEVIAYMVTYVVTAFVVQNALFNKTRWPLMSELYETAQSPYLVRAIGKTFLKPRGAKFNVTAKDETLDQEFVSPIAGPLLWLFALLGAGVLMAGIRYVMFPGDREVLQLVGGWAVFNFVLVGAALQVIHEKQQRRGAPRVTVDEPADVALAGHPERLLRAQVSDASISGVRLIVPVSNEILPGQVVEGAPIAFRPLLEDAPSLSHPIKGTVCWSRRNGNAIEIGVEMSEDQPWIVAETVGHMIYGKSARWDAIRQGYFKEMGLISGMAYMLKLSARGMVLTAKALAAEPARRRRVAEGEAKPGIAADAPVHVSAFDGYVDPVQRGGAGTPASVTSLPTAARKPSGDDDTFVLPPEPMRAGGDR
- a CDS encoding DUF1013 domain-containing protein codes for the protein MSDKPIMAKATAVWLVDNTTLTFKQVADFCGLHELEVQGIADGDVAAGVKGFDPIANNQLTQDEIDAAEKSPTHKLKLKFNKAAVGEEKRRGPRYTPLSKRQDRPASILWLVKFHPELADSQISKLVGTTKPTIQAIRERTHWNINNLEPVDPVALGLCKQSELDLAVQKAAAKKAREGGVMTDDERRKLVSTEQSLAGETDPKMPSAISGLESFTLSDTGEELEEKDDRDVSDADSFFNLPEDDADKDEDDR
- a CDS encoding ribonuclease T2 family protein — translated: MLKRLALLLSLTLPGTAPADTAGEFDYYVLALSWSPTWCALEGDARDAPQCDRALGWVMHGLWPQYDRGYPEYCTLPVRDPSRRETAAMSDIMGDGGSAWYQWKKHGRCAGLEAQDYFALAREAFESVTRPEVLRKLDAPVKVPAKVIEEAFLAENPYLFPDAITITCKNRRIQEARICLSRDDLGPVRCGADVIHDCTQQDALLDPVD
- a CDS encoding serine hydrolase domain-containing protein, whose protein sequence is MPILTRRFVVASGAAACAAPVFAQTDRWTALADRAAGFDQLHAIAVWRDGEEVLRRRVRGPGLGEIVNVKSVSKTWVAACLGAALDRGEVPSLDATLGDLTPGLIPNDADPVVADITVGHLASMRAGLDRTSGGNYGRWIASGNWVANALGREMVDQPGGRMLYSTGSTHVLGAVLAEVTGQSLLSQMRDRLGAPLGIEIPSWVTDPQGRYLGGNQMGMTIDAMLRFGEMHRTGGTWDGTRVLSGDWIAEATQPRTRSPWSGLGYGYGWFLGEERGADFAVARGYGGQVIAVGPRMVMAITSDPNQPARSQGYFGELMGLVRGGIRLAA
- a CDS encoding NAD(P)H-quinone oxidoreductase — its product is MPDTMRAVEITEAGGPEVLRETTRDVPQPGAGEVIIRVAYAGVNRPDALQRAGAYDPPPGASDLPGLECSGEVVAVGQGAGLSVGDRVCALLPGGGYAEYVCTPAAHCLPVPQGLSMKQAAALPETYFTVWTNVFDRGRLQGGETLLVHGGSSGIGTTVIQLAKAFGARVFTTAGTPEKCKACEDLGAERAINYREEDFVAVTKDAGGADVVLDMVGGDYIAKNVKLLKPDGRLVMIAFLGGMKAELNFAQVMVKRLTITGSTLRPQSDNAKAAIADALRENVWPLIVEGRVGPVMDQTFPLHDAAKAHARMESSDHIGKIMLEVAGE
- a CDS encoding COQ9 family protein, which translates into the protein MTDPAARILDAALMHVPFDGWSDETLRRAAEDADVPLVEARSLFPRGAVDLALAFHRQGDARMVERIAEEDMDALRYSEKVARAVWLRLDSVDKEAVRRGTTLFALPMHAADGARALWQTADTIWTALGDSSTDGNWYSKRATLSGVYASVVLYWLGDDSLDHQDTRAFIDRRIDDVMRIEKVKSAINSNPLGRAVMAGPNWLMSKMKPPKDARAGFPGSFGGGR
- the rpsU gene encoding 30S ribosomal protein S21, translated to MQVSVRDNNVDQALRALKKKLQREGVFREMKLKQHFEKPSEKKAREKAEAIRRQRKLARKKAQREGMM
- the lysA gene encoding diaminopimelate decarboxylase, whose protein sequence is MDHFLYRDGRLMAEDVDLAQIAQEVGTPCYVYSAATLTRHYQVFEDALAGMDHLICFAMKSLSNVAVLKLLGDLGAGMDVVSGGEYARARAAGVPGERIVFSGVGKTAEEMALALDGGVRQFNVESEPELRLLSEVAAGMGATAPITLRVNPDVDAQTHEKIATGRKTDKFGVPIDRARDIYALAASLPGIEVIGIDVHIGSQLTSLEPFEQAYLRVADLTHQLRAEGHTIKRLDLGGGLGIPYARDNNAPPLPADLGALIKRTVGDLGCEIEIEPGRLISGNAGVLLSKVLYLKEESDHRWLILDAAMNDLVRPAMYGAHHDIVPLVEPAAGSEMTPVDVVGPVCESGDTFAKARTLPPLKAGDVVAFRSAGAYAAVMASEYNSRPLVPEVLVSGDHHAVIRARPTIDDMLARDTIPEWL